DNA sequence from the Liolophura sinensis isolate JHLJ2023 chromosome 1, CUHK_Ljap_v2, whole genome shotgun sequence genome:
tacgtcgcaaaacccaaagcaaacatatacaaacatgtagatgtagtaggggcacacacctgtatatgcctatgtacatgcattcagATACAGATTTATataaggtgaaatgtcaggatttccttcaagTTTTTTCAAATGTGagatatcatttttgttattagGGTAGCAGGGCACCTATTGAAATTACTtgaattattgttattattcttAGTCAGTTCGTAAAATTGCGGTATCTTAAAACACGGTAAAGGTGGCAAAACCAAACTGTGTTTTGGTAAGAAATATATAAAGCaacattttgttctgtttgaCCAGTCACGCAAttagcggccattttgaattatGTTGATAAGCTTAAAAAATCTTGAGTTTGATGTGCAAATTAGGCTGTAACtcaccaatgaaattagctaaaaagtaggtcaagtctaaaaactgtacaattgtctttttttctctcttgcagcaactttgcaacaatgtaaTGTTTCAGTCTTTTATTCTGGGCTATCTGCAGAATATCAAAGCTGCTAGTCTACACTAGTCTTCCATTAAGGCCCATTGTAAATGAAGGTTAAAAATGGTTGAAACCCAGTACATTCCTTTACATTTTGTTcgcatttattcttttttttctatttagcCTACAATTTATGCAGAGTGTACAGAGCTGATCCCTGGAATTGCTGTCCTCGACTGCTATTCATGTAGCCCAGCACTGCTATCTGAGACCAGTGTTTATTATCTTTTTACTGGTTTTCACGCAAGCCCCAGTGGACATTGCCAACCTTATTTCCCTTATTATCATGAACTTCATAGACATCAAGCTACCAAAAGAGGTAAAAGACCAGTAGTATGGACACCAGCAATGCTGTTTGATAACaactttaattacattttgatattttacaccctGATGCTTTCAGGTaaaaagaaatggttttgttttttatgacGTTCATTGTTAGCTGAGCAGCATGACATCACTCTACAAGTCAACAGGACACAATGTcaaacaaaaagttatttacgATGTCAACCTGTATAGCAGTCTGTAAAGGCCTACAGTGAAAAACACGGAACTTAAAAAACgcttaaatacacaaataaattgaaTGTTGCACGGTGAAGACACCATCAATATATTTCCCTCGTGAGAGGTGGAAATAATAACCTCTCGAACACATGCAACATTAAAGGTGTTCAACCTTCACTAGGCAATATCCTCTGTGTACGTCAATTAGGAAAGCTGATACAATGCTTTCAGTGATAAGCTTGTTTGCTAATCCTACAGCCATGATTGGATATAAAGGTTGACCATCCCATGTTAAATGAATGATGGGTAAATGGTGTGCACAGGGTTATTTTTCGAATGATGTAATCGTCAGTATGCATGCAACTATATCATCTGACCAGAGAACTTCACAAACCATACTGTATTTACTCAGATTGTTctatttgtatgtgtaattataTAACAGTGTACAGTATGACCAGGCTCAAGTATATTGTTAGATGTTTCTGTGTGCTGCATGGATTTTATGCCTATAtatacccatgtacatgtatgcatgctccAACTACATGTTTATACTGTACTCTTATTTATGTTACAATTGTATGTACTAGTAATTTtgattgtaaattaaatgttataaCCAATGAATTGTtatttatgtgtatacatacagtacatgtgtatataataatgATAGACTGTGCAATAATTTGCCGCTATGTAAATGTTCATGAATTTTTGTTATCTCCTTATCTCCTGTTATcttccttttgtttttatttatacatgtgtatgtttcgATTGACAACCCATGTCACCTTGAAATTTAACAGTTCTTATGCACGTATTATTAAATTTCACACCTTTGTTTTCAGTGATCAACTTGAGGCAAGTTTATTCTCCACAGATACCAGTAGTCTGTGCTGCTCTCATCCTGTTGTTTTCTCCCCAGATTCCCTGCGTGAAGACGCCCTTTCTGCAGGGATCCTGGAGACAGCCAAACACCTGGCTCTGAGTGAGGACACCAAGGTGAAGGATGCGGCCACTGCCCTGGTCACAGTCTTAGAACAGCCACTGGTGGAGAGATGAGATTGTGGCCTTACCTGTGATGGCCAGTATGTTCAAAATTAGAAAGCCAAGTGATACAGTGAGACCAATTTTGGGGACCAAACTAACCTGACCAACGACATTTgctgtgtatttgtttttataatggGTGCTGTTGTACAGAGatgcaaaaatgaaaaggaCTGCCGTGTAAATGAAAATGAGAATTGGATTGTTAGTATGTAGACACCCAACAGAAAGGAAAGTGATGAAGTGGACACTGACAATTAGGGCTCTGCGAGGTACATGAATGAGTGAATATGGCTCAATGCCATGTTGCATCCATGCACATAAACTGGACACAGATTGAGTAACATTCCAAGATGATCCATTCCTTTCCTTGGCAGTGATGAGATTGACATTCTGATTGCGTGTATAGGACAGGCCTTCTTTGTAAGCCTAGCTGTCTGACCCACATGGTGCTAGTTATGCTTTATAACTAGTTTTTTCCTCTTCATAATTTAACAGATATTGTTGTGCTGAAGTTCAGTTTACTTGAATAGTGCCATTCCCACCAGTATAAACCAGTAATCGTATTGCTTCTTATTCCACTCAAAAGCACAGGAAGTAAAGCATACGTTTTAGTTCGAGACTGCCAAGTCTGACAAAGGTAACTATTCAAAGGCTGTAATGGGACTCTTGAACTTGATAATATCTGGTAGTATTTCACACATTGAATACCTAAGTACTACAGGATCTGTTTATCACATTGGTTTCCAGTGGCATGTCGCAGACTTCTTTCGTTGTTGTGTTGTGCAAATTATGCTGCTGAATTGACATCCTTAACTCACTTCAGTATTAATCAAAAGCCGTTATATCACAAAATGCTTTCAGAAACTTCACATCTTGTcctgtatggtacatgtattttttgaacTTAAAAAACCAAGCTTAACCTCTTTACATACACAAGTACACTATGGAaattaattaatgttttattcacactatatttattgatttttttactACGTTGTGTGTGTATCTTTATATTGGATATGTTTGGACATTATTTTTATACTTGAGTGTTGTGCATTTCAGGCTTGCTTAGAAAGGAAAATACAAGTGTAATTTAATCATTTAACACATGGCGGTTAGGCTGTTTATCCTTGCTGGTATAGGAGCTGCaggttatacatacatgtagtgtagcgGTGGTTAGTTTTGTAAATGTCtcacaatttttcaacattttgctcTGTATGAAAAATGAATTAGGTAATGTTTCCATTCTAACAGCCAGAAGCCACTTTCAGAGGCCCTCAAAGCTTTGTGTACTATCTTAATGACATGGCTATGTGTGACAAGAACCAGGTTTCCAGTTAAGCAATACTGCATGTGTTATATAACTCCAATCACACATGTATCGTTATGACTGTGAGAGGAGCTGGGGCTCAGCAAACTGACTCTTCTTTTATTTTCTCTCCATACTGACTGTACACCACTATTATCATATGTGTAAGAATTTAAATAAGACAGTCTACCAGTTAAGTGTGGCCATTCTCACACAGTCATTGTTGTTCTGggtttactctgtgtgctgtaaaTTTTTGTATTATAGCCTTAATTCAAATAATTTCAAACCTCCTGAGACTAGTGCTGTTCTGTTTGGATATTGCTTTATGTAATGACTGTTCACCAGTATCTGAACATACACTTTTAGAgtggtgtgcatgtatattctcATCTCTGGGACTCATGTGAGCCATAAACTGAAACATGTCAATTTAGCTCGAGATCAGTTCAGGGAATTGTTGACAGGGTCAACATAAAAAGTACCTGTAAATGTAATGTGAAGTCAGCAGAATGACTTAGAAGAGACATGTAATGATGTACAGATTATCCTGGAGGAAATTGAGGTGGAAACTGCTGATTGAAGGGAAACCAGTGAGCACTTGTTGGTTTACAAATCTGAACAGTCTCAGACATGTGAAAGGTGTGCTCAGACTTTTGCGTTTCTTGAGACATTTTTCCTGCCAAATATGAATACTTGCCTGTATAACAACAAAGGATAATTGCAAAGAAAGACCTGTcaagtgtgttattttttcagtaatttatttaatttccaTGATAATCTGTTCACCCCCTTGATGTTACACCTTTCAAGTATTTGGCATGCTGAGGCTTTttcatgtagatacatgtagccaaGTGGCCCCTTGCCGATGGAGAGAGGGTCTCTATCTGACATGTGGTGCAggaatgattgatttatttatttgattggtgttttatactgcactcaagaatgttttttttatacaacggcggccagcattatggagggaggaaacccgtcagtgcccgggggaaacccacaatcatcaacaggttgctgtcataccttcccacatacgaccagagaggaagtcagcatgagctggacttgaattcacagcgactgcatttgtgtagggctcctgggtcattacgctgtgcgaGCGctctgaccaactgagccacggaggccccagcacAGAAATGACCATGGGTgtactgaaacattttgaaacaaacCTGTCTATTGCAATGGTGTTAAACACATGCAGTAAAAGTTATCCATTCATAGTGGAGCAATGCGTTAAAGCCAAACTGTCAAAGAGGTTGTCCATTAACCCTGGACCAGTGGGTTGAAGTGAAATTCCACCCAACTAAGAATTTTATATCAAATGTTCTAATCCAGCTTTGAGTCACAAGCTGTGCTAGACACATTGTACCTGGCAAGATAGGTGCTACGCAAGTACATGTTTTCAGATTTGAAACGTAAATAAGGCCACATGGTGCTGCTTGATTGTTCAATAGGACCTACTGCACCTTgtatatgatgtatgtatgccgaggtttacattgtacttaattTTTCGGTCAtgtgatgacgaggagtcattaggtgtatgtagatgtattgtgtcttcttgtggcagggcgagtcagtgccgccactgaagtatcatgctgaagacaccagacttgactCGCcagagcgccaagcaaggcagcataAAGTACCATTTggtagtctttggtatgacccgacctggctTTGATCTTTGTCTCCCGCATTCGAGGCAGTCACTTTTAACCATTAGGCACTTGGCCTTATAAGAAGACACTGTAAACTTGTGTATTTCCAAATTGCActgcccaaaaaaaaaaaaaaggtgaatcTGTAACCAGCAATCAAGATGTATGCTTGTGGGCTGTGAGAGTGTTCCCTAAACATGACAGTCTGCATCATCTCAAAATTGCTTCCCTTTGCTGATAGGAATTCCACTTTGCAACCCCATTTGCCTCCAAAGATTATCGGTACCTTacaaatactgtaaaatataCTAGGATGGCAGAAAGAAAGCAGCTAAAGCTACAGTGTTAATTTGTATTTGTCCTTACTTATtgtaaatgttaacaaataACACAACACTTTTATAAGttagttaaatattttataatacacCACTTTGGACAGACCTGAGAACATGCACTCATTAAGTCCCATACAACTTTAGTACAACTGTTTTGCCTTCATGTGGATATGTGAATACATAATTCGTCCACCAATTATTTACAAACTCAGAAAATATATCTAATAATACATTAATATCCATTTTTCTTCCTTCTCTTGCAATAGCACACAATACTTTCACACTAGATGAAACTTTCACAACAAGAACATTCCCTTGAAGTGGCAATTTTGTGGTAAGTTTAGCCTTTCATGCATCATTAAGCATAATTAACGTCTCTGAAACCCGCAGGTAAACATTTACTAGCACTTTTATtcacaaacaataaaaatttaCCCCATACAGGGAAATGAAAGTCCATCAAAGTTGAAGAAATTATACTTAAAACAAgccaaacacatgtacatgatcctATGTTTCTTCTGCATTTGTCTGAAATTGTtcttaaataacatttttaaacgtaattttttttattattttgctgCTATTCTATTCATTACTGTACAAAATGTCTATTATGAAACGTTACaatggaataataataatcatatcATATAGCATGAAGATAGAGATGTTTTAAGAGAGCACCAATTATTTTCAGACATTCACCTAAAACCAACATGCATCAgtaccacatatatacatgtacatgaattatcAATTTATTACTCTTACAGtaatatattaatacatgtaaatctatagTAAAGTTCTGACACACAATaacctgtctacatgtacagtttcatgttaaaaaaaaaaataatgccatGATCTGGGGGCATCATGtgaaaagggaggtaattcaatGGAGGCAAGAAATATTACCTTTTTACCAAGTCAAATACTGATACAAAGAAGAacttataatacatatacaaattcAAGCAGAGTGCcacatatgcatataaaattTTTTGCATGtggatatacatacatgcatacaacgGACCTgcccatgtatatgtaaaatcaTTCAATATAAGTGCAACTGTGCAGAATAATTCAACTTCCTAACATCATAAAATACCAGTCTTGTGTGTGCAAGATTGAGTGCCTATATGTGCTAGTATACTGtaaacgtacatacatgtaacaaatggaCATCATACATGTTACtagaaaatgaaaagaaatatcaaaCTCAATCCAAATATCAGGACATATGGAGAATAAACACACGTGAAGAAGAACCTCTACAATTATAAACATTGTTACTGCCAGATGCACTTGCTcctgtatttgtatgttttgaagTTCACAGGTAAAGCACTGAACATACATCATGTGTCACATTCttgggccactttcacaaaacttcctaaaAAACTTCGTATCAATTCTTCATAACTTTTCTCGCAAATGAAGCCACCTTAGGGCACTTTAACCCAGAcgtcttttatgaaaaaagttacgAGCTCTATgacttttgtgaaagtggcccccaAGCTCCATGTACATGAAGATCTTTAACCAATAATCAATGCAGAGTATTCTTGAGGACAATAGCTATGATATTTTTAAATATCACATAAAGAAGGACTTGTGACAATACCTGCTACTGTTTACACAGCACTTTTACAAGCATATTTGCAGAATACTGTCAATAAAAAACATACTGATAcatgttattttacatgtacatcatgagtgtcaggtgaaaacattttgtaagtTTCAATACTGAGCATGCTGAATGACTTGCATGCCATAAGATTCACACTGTGTTCAATGCAATATACATATTTCTTCGAAACCAACAAAGAAAGCGGACGCCCCAATATGTGTAAATCTACATATCAGCTGGCCACTGTAGAGCACTGCACAATGTAATAGCATGACATGCAACATATccacatgtatttcacaaaaatatcacaaatcaCAACTTATAAGATTTGCATGTACAATTCTACTTTATAAAGACTTGGTATACAGGATAATATCATGTGAATCAATATCACACACTTTCTCGAAACCCAATATCCCCTCAAATCATTGCAGCAGAAGatataaaatcaaaaataagtTGAGAAGTAAATCAACCATCTAAGTCcttgaagaaataaaatatgtataaatcaaaattctaggatatacatgtatatatatatatatatatatatatatatatttttatacttgGGTTTAACAAGCCACTGCACCATTATGGCAACCATCTTTATATTATGTAAGGTGTACATATGACTGGAGTTGCACTGTAGACTCAACAAACATTCTGATCCATTAGCCACTCTCCTAGATCTGGGATCGGGTTGACTTTGGGTGAGCAAGTGGGTTCAAGATTCAAGTTGCCACCATTTAAAAGCCATTTGCTCATTTCTGTCTTCTCTGATACAAGGTCTTTCTTCTCAAGTTCAAACTCTTCAATGTCAACTTTGGAATTCTCCAGATTCTCGTCAAAATACAGCAGCCAAGAGGCTGGTGACAAATTCTTGTGGAAGGCCTCAAAGGTAGAAAAGCTGACAGGAGCAGCAGATATATGACTATCAGTTATTTGCAGCTTCATCAGCCAAAAGTCCAGTTCATCAGAGCTGAACACTTTGTCAGGTTCTGTCGCGGTAACATCTGTTTCCACAGACTCATTGGTTGCCAGCCAATCTGTGTAGTTATTAGAGGCAGTGGCAAACCAGCTTGTAAAGGCACTTTTATCTATATTTCCTGTACAGTCGACTGATTGATTACTGGCCAGCCAATCAGACATGTTCCTGGACGCATTTCTGATGGGTGAGAATGCTGGCTGTTTGTTGTCTGCGTGCACTCCTGTGTTGATTAACCAGACCTGTTCAGGGTGTGTGGACACAAGGAACTCCTCCCCACAACTGGGTGAGCTAAGGCAGTGGCCGTGACCCTGACAGGGCTCGTTAGCCTTACACACCTGTGTGACAGGGGGTACACGACAGATGTCCTGAAGCAACCAGCGCTTGTGGTCATCAGATTGATGTGTGAATATGTTCCTGTCTGACGCACATACTAGGGACCCCAGGCTCTCTATCTCCACAGGCTCAGTAGGGCTCTGGCTGCACCTCAGGCTACAAATCCCCTGAAAACATGACAGTGTGTACACGTATTGCCTTAGAAAACAAGTCGATTACAAAGTGAATGTCATTCACACTCAAagtttatatacactgataagAAGTTTATGATTTTtctaaataatgtaaaaaataaatgatatgtgATAAACACAATAATCTGTCAGCACAGTATTCTTCTGAGGTTTGTCGATGGTACACATTTCAGTTCAACTggatgtttttttgtattattgcATCCAAAGTGGGTTTTTAAAGTGTGCCGGTGTACATTACTTACACGTTGCTCTTGACCcacttcaacaacaacattcaacTTCAAGGGTGGATAGGAGAACAGATTTACGTAAAAAAGAACTTACCTTGTTTAACAACCAGCCTTCTGTATCAGAAGCACAATGTTTGAATCCATGGAAGAGTTCATTGTGGTCATCAAGGTGACAGGAAGAGGGAGCAGCAACGCCGCCACAGAGCCAGGCACTCAGTGTATCAGGGGTGACCTGTGTAAAGTGGACTGGACTGATGCCGGGGGTGACCACAGCAGGCGTACTACAAGAGGATGGTGCATCCATACCGGAGTCGCTGGCATCTACAACAGgagcaaataaaacattatgaTAGGCATTAATTGATAACCCAGTTGTGTGAAAATTGCATTTGTGTTATGTAGTGGAATTTCtatgtgtacaaatgtcatGTGCCAGTAAGCTAAACAGAATCTACTCGTGTCTGGATGATGTGAACCTGTATTAATGTTATTTGCCTTTCTTCTACAGACCAGGAAATATACTACTGTGATGTTAAAACTAGATTCCTCTCACCGACAGTTCCTGAATTAGAATCACCGCTTTACAAACAGCTCATGCAATATACATAGGAATTTCAGTAAGCATAAAATGTGACACACTGAATGTCCCTGAATTTAATATCCATATTTCCTTGTTTATGTCAGTGAAGAGTCACATACTCCATTTCACCTAATTTGGTATGTAGaaatacactttcagaagcacttTTGACGCCAACACTTAAGcttttttgataagaaattagtCAAACTTCAAAAAATAACTCCTTATAAGATGGATGAATTAATCAGAATAAAGGAAAATGAGTCACTcaaaaaatgcttaactttgGGTGAAACAGAGTAATTTTCAATGTTGTTCTGAGTGCACAGTGATTAGGGatatgtcacatatatgatTCTTTGAACCCTAAGCTCTGAAGCAGGAGAAAAGGTGGCTGTCCATAGAAGCATAGTGTTACTGCCCACCTGATATAGTGACATGTTCCACAATCTCAAAGTCATCCTCTTCATCGTGGGTGTGGGGAAAATGCTTAATCTGGAGCAGCCAGTCTTGTATACTCTTATCCCGGGTGAGGGGAGGTTTTGACTTCTGGGCAGGCCCTTTTCCGCACTCTGACCCCCCATTCCCTGACAGCAGCCAGTCACTAATGTTATTACTGAGGGTCGGGAAGGCTATCTTGGCTGGTTTCTTCTCAGTCACCCCAGCACTACTCTGTGCAGGCTGGATTAACCAATCTTCGGGCTTCAGCTTTGGGATGTTAACCCGGATCTGTAGAAAGGAAACGTCTGAACTTTAATATTATCCTATATAAGGCAGCCATTCAGTCTTCACCTGTATCATTTTGATGTTTAAACCCAGCTTTAATGTCATTTCACCAATACATTCACAAGTAGCATGGCAAATTAGTGGAATGGTAAGCTACCGTTTATCATGTTCCAACAGTAAGTTATTCCAAGATTCATTCTAAATGGGCAAGATCTTCCATTTTTCCTATAAGGTTTCTCCTAAagatttaaatttcattttttatggtAAAATCTTGTCTAAGTTCCATCTGTGAAATTTGTATAATCCAGtctgctgatgattggctcagagcagttATGACAACACCTGAAAACTATTAATTCAGCTTTTAAGATACAACATTCATTTGTTCACCATCCAAAAGATTTACTGTACAGGTTCATTAATAATGGTCACAAGTCAAAACAAACACGTCTAAATTCAAGACTTACACTAGAACTGGAGCTTTTCCCTCTGTTCACCTCCTCCAGTGTTTTATACAGCACATGATGATCAGCATCGTCATATTCCTCAAAAGATTTGGGCAGGCTAGCTGAGGGAGTGTAGGTGTCAGCAAACACCTTCTGCAGTGCTTTGTTCCCGGCTTCAACTCTACCAAACTCCATGATGGTGTCTCGTAATCCAGCCGCATCAGCTTGAAAACTGATCTGAGAACTCTCCTCTGGCTCGAGATCAGTCAACTCCAGTCTGCAGAAGAAAGGTTTCATGTCATACCTATACCCAAACatgctgtgttgttgttgtacatgtaaccagtgaagtCTCCAAAAAGCACAGAACCCAGTTTATGACTTGGCAGCTCTAACCTGCCAGACAACAAAGGCCACTTTCTACCCTCAGCTTAAGGGGAACTGTTGGTGAACACAGCTCACTTTTTCACACAGCCAATCAGACAGCTCATACATGACAATAAGTATATACCTGTGCTCCAACATCATGTAAGAGATCCTGAAACAATGGCTGGAATCAGGGGAGGAGAAAtggggtggtggggggtggaatgggtggaggggggagggggggggggagtgaacCTGAATTAAACTACTGCATACTGTGCAATGTTACATGCACACAGCGAAACCCAAACATTCAAAATCAATTAAGTGCATTAAGGTGGAACAGCCCTGACTGCAGTTATCTCACAACACATCCAGTGAGGTCCTTCAACTCCTGCCCAATCTTTTTCCTATTTGAAAGCCACTAAGAATCtgcatggtttttttttggtatctgGGTGGTATGATTTGCCAAAGATATGTCATTTATGAAACTAAAAATGACAGCGCTGCAAACTAAGAACTTTCTGACTGTACACATGCAGGAATAACCATCACATAATGTAATTTACTATAACCCTAGTCACCAGTTTCATGTAACCCCCCTCAAAATCACTCATCGGTTATAAATATCACGCTTGATTTTAAGAagtattgtaattctttatttgtttattgaggatttcccacagctctaTAGCCACGATTAGTATTACATTAGGCCTGTGAATGTGAGTATTTCTGTGGAGAGAAGAATTTCCTTTCAGCTTATTTCGTGGACTGGTGGATTTCGGATATGGAAatggaagttcaaatccaggagTGAACAACAGAGTAAATCCTTCAACTTCTACGCAagaagagtgagtgagagcttgagGTTTAATGGAAAGGTTTAAGTGGGAAAGAGTGTAAGAAGAGCAGCTGCCaaatgcttatacatgtactagcaaTAGCTATTGGGATTAACCATTTAGCTC
Encoded proteins:
- the LOC135480146 gene encoding nuclear receptor coactivator 4-like; translated protein: MASGMITTDVPETVSKELMVNICRLESAIEQLNQVRKDLQKNSHQVKCQIQSTVSRELEALRSREVWLLSQVDLLQNVKEEILSGQQAQINQALGSAHRVLQYVTSDNTQLMEELTRNMTRLELTDLEPEESSQISFQADAAGLRDTIMEFGRVEAGNKALQKVFADTYTPSASLPKSFEEYDDADHHVLYKTLEEVNRGKSSSSSIRVNIPKLKPEDWLIQPAQSSAGVTEKKPAKIAFPTLSNNISDWLLSGNGGSECGKGPAQKSKPPLTRDKSIQDWLLQIKHFPHTHDEEDDFEIVEHVTISDASDSGMDAPSSCSTPAVVTPGISPVHFTQVTPDTLSAWLCGGVAAPSSCHLDDHNELFHGFKHCASDTEGWLLNKGICSLRCSQSPTEPVEIESLGSLVCASDRNIFTHQSDDHKRWLLQDICRVPPVTQVCKANEPCQGHGHCLSSPSCGEEFLVSTHPEQVWLINTGVHADNKQPAFSPIRNASRNMSDWLASNQSVDCTGNIDKSAFTSWFATASNNYTDWLATNESVETDVTATEPDKVFSSDELDFWLMKLQITDSHISAAPVSFSTFEAFHKNLSPASWLLYFDENLENSKVDIEEFELEKKDLVSEKTEMSKWLLNGGNLNLEPTCSPKVNPIPDLGEWLMDQNVC